Genomic segment of Dehalococcoidia bacterium:
TTTGGTGGGATGCACATTGACATCGATTTCCTGCGGCGGCAGCATGATATTCAGCGCCACAATCGGGTGCTTGCCGGTCATCAGCATCCCCTGATAGGCCTGTTCCACGGCAAAGGTCAAAGACCGATTCTGTATCCAGCGCCGGTTGACGAAGAAGCTGAGATAGTCGCGGCTGGAGCGCGCCAGCGCAGCCGGGCCAACGAACCCGCTGACTCTCAGAGTGTTTTCGCCGGAAGTCTCGTCAGGGTGAATTTCGAGCATCGATTTGGCTGTTTCCACCCCGTAGACTTCGATCAGCGTATCTTTCAAGTTGCCGTTGCCGGGAGATCGCAGGGTAGTCCGGCCGTTGACCGTCAGGGTGAATTTCACCTCTGGAAAGGCCAGGGTATACTGGGCTACCAGATGGCTGGTGTGGCTGGTCTCAGTGGCGGCAGATTTCAGAAATTTGAGGCGAGCGGGAACGTTCTGGAAGAGGTTGCGCACTGTGATGATTGTCCCTTGGGGGGCTGCCTGTTTGGTCTTGCTGGTGGTGACACCTCTCTCCAGCTTGGTGATGGTGCCGATCGACTCATCTTGATGTCTGGTAACAATGGAAACCTCGGACACGGATGCGATAGAAGGCAATGCCTCGCCGCGGAATCCGAGGGTAGAGATGATCTCGAGGTCGGCATCTGAAGTGAGCTTGCCGGTGGCATGTCTCTCGAAGGCCAGTTCCACCTCATCGGCGGGAATTCCCATGCCGTTATCGGCCACCCGGATGAGATGGATGCCGCCGCCATTGATTTCCACTGCAATCTGGGTGGCGCCAGCGTCCAGTGAGTTTTCCACCAGTTCCTTTACCACCGAGGCTGGCCGTTCGATCACCTCTCCGGCGGCGATCCTGGAGATGATATCTGAAGCTAAAACTTTAATCGGCATCTTCTTGCCCGTTGCCCTATTTTACCAGACCAGCATTTCCTTGTGTAAATTCACCCAATATACATTGCGCCTCTCCCCGCAGAAATATTGTTGCATCAGGCACGGTGTTAATCGTTCTCAACAAGGCGCGGTAGATAAATCAGATGGTTTCTGGTAACATCAATCAAACCAGTTATGAACACATCTATCCTGCCTTCTCCGATGATTGGATTTGCCTTCTTATGCCAACAGACCGAAAGGGGGGCGATCTAAATGCCAGGAGCAATTAAGTCAATTCTATTGGTGGTGTTTGTCATTTTGCCTTTGGCGCTTGGCTGTGCTGCCAGCAAAGACAATCCTCAAGACGAGTCCTTTTCCAAAGGCATGCAGCTTGTGGGTGAGGCCTGGGAGGCGATATCTGAAGATTACGTCGATAGCCCATCCGTAAATGCCGCTGACCTGGCAGAAGGGGCCATCCGCGGACTGATGGAAGCCCTGAATGATCCCTATACCAATTACCTTGATCCCGAACAATACAAGGAATTTACAGGCGAGTTGGAAGGAGAATTCAGCGGCATCGGGGTCTATGCCGCCATAAAGGATGGATATCTGACAGTGGTTGTCCCCATCGCCGGGTCCCCCGCCGAACAGGCAGGTGTGAGGCCGGATGACCGGATTCTGGAAGTCGATGGCGAAGCCACCCTGGGAATGACCCTGGAAGAAGCGGTGGCCAAGATCAGGGGAGAGAAGGGGACGAAGGTGAGACTCCTGATGCTCCATCCCAACCATGATACGCCGACGGAAATCGAGATCATCCGCGATGATATCAAGATTCCGAGTGTGGAGTGGGAGATGCTTCCCGGAAACATCGCTCATATCAAAGTGACCCGCTTTTCGGATCGCACCGACGTGGAATTTGCCTCTGCCCTCGAGGATGTCGTCTCTCAGAGTGCCACAGGAATTGTGCTTGACTTGCGGGATAATCCGGGGGGGTTTGTCGAGGATGCGGTGAGCGTGGTCGATGAATTCGTTGACGAGAGATTGGTTGTTTACGCCCTGGACAACAAAGGGAAAAGAACCGAGTGGTTGGCTGAAGATGGAGGTCTTGCTGAGGCTATACCCCTCGCAGTGCTGGTGAACAATCACAGTGCGAGCGCCAGTGAAGTGGTGGCCGGTGCTCTTCAAGACTATGGCAGAGGTGAGATCATCGGGGTTAAGACCTTCGGAAAGGGAAGCATGAACTACATCCACCAGCTGAGCAATGGCGGTGCAATATATCTCACTTTTGCTTATTGGTACACTCCCGATGGGCGGCAGATATCGGGTGAGGGGATCATCCCCGATATCATCGTGGAGATGCCTTCAGAAGATACTGAAAACAGCGATGATCTGCAACTGGAAAGAGCCATTGAACTTCTGATGCAATGAGCAGAGATGGCGTGTCTCAAATCCGTTTGCCGTTGATTTCCCCACATGCTATGATAGTGGGAAAAGGAGGAGCCGTCTGATGGAAATCGAAACCCTGAGGGATTGGGTCATCGTTATCTCGGGCATTCTGGGGATTGGGGTTACCCTTATTCTGTTTACCCTGTTTATCCTCATCTATCGCAAGATCACCCATATCCTGGATTCCGCGGATCAAGCGGTAGGTGAGGTGCGAGAGACGGCATCCACGGTATCCAAGACCATCCTTCAACCCATTGTCAAGGTCCAGGGGTTTGTGGCGGGAGTCCGCAAGGCGGTGGCCTTCCTGGCTGCCAGGGATAAAAAGAATTGAATAGAAGGAGAAAATGAAATGGGAGACGGCAATAAAGGCTCTGGCTTCGTTGGCGGCTTCATCATCGGGGGAGTTGTGGGGATAGCCGTCGGATATCTCTTCTCTGAGAAAGGTAGAGAGGCCCTGCGAGAGGCGATCAAGCAGGGGAGGGAAGCTGCTGCACGGAGAGAAGCTGAGGTGTTGGGTGGAATGGAAAAAGAGGACCTGGTATAGACCGGACCGGAGGAACCTCTTGTGTGCGCTGATTTGACAAAATTATCCGGTTGTTCTTGCTCCTAATCTTGGGTCCGGGCATATGATCCCAGGATTTTCAAAAAGGCACATTTGCTCCGCAGTTCTTTGAGGGCTTCTTTGCATACCTCATCATCTACATGCCCCTCAAAATCCACATAGAAGACATATTCCCAAGGCGTATCTTTTGCCGGTCTGGATTCCAGTTTGGTGAGATTAATACCCCTCATGGCAAAAACTCCCAGACTCTCATACAGGGTGCCTGGCTCGTTTTTGGTCCTGAAGACAAGAGAAGTCTTATTGAGTTTGGCGGCTTTTGCTTTTTCTTTGGAAATGACAAAGAACCGGGTGAA
This window contains:
- the mutL gene encoding DNA mismatch repair endonuclease MutL, with protein sequence MPIKVLASDIISRIAAGEVIERPASVVKELVENSLDAGATQIAVEINGGGIHLIRVADNGMGIPADEVELAFERHATGKLTSDADLEIISTLGFRGEALPSIASVSEVSIVTRHQDESIGTITKLERGVTTSKTKQAAPQGTIITVRNLFQNVPARLKFLKSAATETSHTSHLVAQYTLAFPEVKFTLTVNGRTTLRSPGNGNLKDTLIEVYGVETAKSMLEIHPDETSGENTLRVSGFVGPAALARSSRDYLSFFVNRRWIQNRSLTFAVEQAYQGMLMTGKHPIVALNIMLPPQEIDVNVHPTKREIRFRNEGEVFLAVQRAVRETLVGLSPVPRMRAPSHSVHGLSPDPLFSVPKAGARPGPAAFPPTAKQRPDQPALPASELPILRVIGQFQSTYILAEGPDGIYLIDQHAAHERILFEKIREQQICQAPEVQGLLEPLTIEVTARQAELLSSQIDILQEAGFSLEPFGEREYLVRAVPAMVKRHEIAPTLFEIIDSLGQAEPSQWSERIAQSLACHGAVRAGQILSLPEIDELMRQLEQTALPRHCPHGRPTMIHLPTSQLQKEFGRRT
- a CDS encoding S41 family peptidase; this encodes MPGAIKSILLVVFVILPLALGCAASKDNPQDESFSKGMQLVGEAWEAISEDYVDSPSVNAADLAEGAIRGLMEALNDPYTNYLDPEQYKEFTGELEGEFSGIGVYAAIKDGYLTVVVPIAGSPAEQAGVRPDDRILEVDGEATLGMTLEEAVAKIRGEKGTKVRLLMLHPNHDTPTEIEIIRDDIKIPSVEWEMLPGNIAHIKVTRFSDRTDVEFASALEDVVSQSATGIVLDLRDNPGGFVEDAVSVVDEFVDERLVVYALDNKGKRTEWLAEDGGLAEAIPLAVLVNNHSASASEVVAGALQDYGRGEIIGVKTFGKGSMNYIHQLSNGGAIYLTFAYWYTPDGRQISGEGIIPDIIVEMPSEDTENSDDLQLERAIELLMQ